One region of Wolbachia endosymbiont of Drosophila innubila genomic DNA includes:
- the dcd gene encoding dCTP deaminase, with amino-acid sequence MPVMPDKWIREKAENFGMIEPFVNHKSSKGVISFGLSSYGYDARVDNKFKIFTNVNSAIVDPKNFSENSFIDKETDVCIIPPNSFVLASTVEYFRIPRNVLVICVGKSTYARCGIIVNVTPLEPGWEGHVTLEFSNTTPLPAKIYANEGACQFVFLSGESECEKSYDDMKGKYMNQHGITLPLVK; translated from the coding sequence ATGCCAGTTATGCCAGATAAATGGATAAGAGAAAAAGCTGAAAATTTTGGAATGATAGAACCTTTTGTGAACCACAAAAGCAGCAAAGGTGTTATATCTTTCGGACTATCATCTTATGGTTACGATGCAAGAGTGGATAATAAATTTAAAATTTTTACTAACGTTAATTCAGCCATCGTGGACCCTAAAAATTTTTCTGAGAATAGCTTCATAGATAAGGAAACAGACGTATGTATAATTCCACCAAATAGCTTTGTGCTTGCAAGTACAGTGGAATATTTTCGTATACCAAGGAATGTACTGGTCATTTGTGTTGGTAAATCAACTTACGCAAGATGTGGAATTATAGTAAACGTTACTCCCTTAGAACCTGGATGGGAAGGTCATGTCACACTCGAATTCTCAAACACCACTCCACTTCCTGCGAAAATTTACGCTAATGAAGGCGCATGCCAATTCGTATTTTTAAGCGGCGAAAGTGAATGCGAGAAATCATATGATGATATGAAAGGAAAATATATGAATCAGCATGGTATTACTTTGCCGCTGGTGAAATAA
- the prfB gene encoding peptide chain release factor 2 (programmed frameshift), whose product MKTYPEILEHFQSLNKSISLIRRCLDIEKLKLRLEELDSQASNDDLWQDNQKAQEVLKERSKIKNDVESFLKLESDYNDAISLMKSAIDENDEEFFSEVENELAKLEKLIKYKETESLFTGEADNNNCFLEIHSGAGGTESNDWAEMLMRMYIRWAEIYHNFKVEVVEKLEGESVGIKSAMIKIVGEKAYGWAKSESGIHRLVRISPFDANGKRHTSFASVGVTPVIEDSIDIAVDEKDLKIDTYRASGAGGQHVNKTESAVRITHIPTGVVVQCQNGRSQHRNKDEALKLLKGRLYQIELEKKEQKMAEEYGKKCDIGWGNQIRSYVMHPYQMVKDLRTGHEVGNINSVFDGNIDCFIVSVLTKQN is encoded by the exons ATGAAAACTTATCCAGAAATTCTTGAACACTTTCAAAGCTTAAATAAAAGTATTTCTCTTATCAGGAGGTGTCTT GACATAGAAAAATTAAAGTTGCGTCTTGAAGAGCTTGACTCCCAAGCGTCGAATGATGACCTATGGCAAGATAACCAAAAAGCACAAGAAGTTTTAAAAGAACGTTCTAAAATTAAGAATGACGTAGAGTCGTTTTTAAAGCTGGAAAGCGATTACAACGATGCCATCAGCTTAATGAAGTCTGCTATTGATGAAAATGATGAAGAATTTTTCTCTGAAGTTGAAAATGAATTAGCTAAGCTAGAGAAATTAATCAAGTATAAAGAAACAGAGTCCTTATTTACTGGTGAAGCAGATAATAATAACTGCTTTTTAGAAATCCACTCAGGAGCTGGCGGAACCGAGAGCAATGATTGGGCTGAAATGCTGATGCGCATGTATATAAGGTGGGCAGAAATTTATCACAACTTTAAAGTTGAAGTTGTAGAAAAATTAGAAGGAGAGTCAGTTGGTATAAAGTCTGCAATGATAAAAATCGTTGGAGAAAAAGCTTATGGGTGGGCAAAAAGTGAAAGTGGAATTCACAGGCTGGTTAGAATATCGCCATTTGATGCAAATGGTAAACGTCATACCAGTTTTGCAAGTGTAGGAGTAACTCCAGTGATAGAAGATTCAATTGATATTGCTGTGGATGAAAAGGATCTAAAGATCGACACCTATCGTGCTTCCGGAGCAGGCGGTCAGCATGTGAACAAGACTGAAAGTGCGGTACGCATTACGCATATTCCAACTGGTGTTGTAGTTCAATGCCAAAATGGTCGTTCTCAACACAGAAATAAAGATGAGGCGTTAAAATTACTTAAAGGACGTTTATACCAAATTGAACTGGAAAAAAAAGAACAGAAAATGGCTGAAGAATATGGTAAAAAATGCGATATAGGCTGGGGCAATCAGATCAGATCGTACGTTATGCATCCATATCAAATGGTGAAGGATTTAAGAACCGGACATGAAGTGGGCAATATAAATTCTGTTTTTGATGGTAATATAGATTGTTTCATAGTTAGTGTGCTTACTAAGCAAAATTAG
- a CDS encoding substrate-binding domain-containing protein, giving the protein MLRNFLLIFVFVLFTPLSNADARKYIRIVGSSTVFPFISFIAEEFNRVFSFKTPVVESIGSGSGFKMFCSGIGEDTPDITTSSRPMKEVERELCKRNKINEVIEIIIGYDGVVIANSNQSHRFDFTKKDLFETLSAYSQENDKLVKNNKKFWSNVNQALPKTEIEIYGPHQNTGTYETLVNSIMLDQYSCMNSRIFKENYKDQEERKKACGNIRDDGRYIEVGINENIIIQKLKSNKNALGIFSFSFLMRNQDKIQGSTIAGIEPTYENISSGKYILARPLYLYIKREHLDTVDGLREFVKEIIDSIGIEDGYLSRLGLIPLSSEDIKKASAKVYDIT; this is encoded by the coding sequence ATGCTTAGAAACTTTCTCCTGATTTTTGTATTCGTATTATTCACGCCGCTATCAAATGCTGATGCCAGGAAATACATCAGAATTGTTGGATCTTCAACTGTTTTTCCTTTTATCTCGTTTATAGCCGAAGAGTTCAACCGTGTATTCTCCTTTAAGACTCCAGTTGTGGAATCGATAGGAAGTGGATCAGGATTCAAAATGTTTTGCTCAGGAATAGGGGAAGACACTCCAGACATCACCACTTCATCTCGCCCTATGAAGGAAGTAGAAAGAGAACTATGTAAAAGGAATAAAATTAATGAAGTGATAGAAATCATCATTGGCTATGATGGAGTTGTCATTGCAAATTCAAATCAAAGCCATAGATTTGATTTCACAAAGAAGGACTTATTTGAAACTTTATCTGCATATTCTCAAGAAAATGATAAATTAGTAAAAAATAATAAGAAGTTTTGGTCTAATGTCAATCAAGCCTTACCAAAAACAGAAATTGAAATTTATGGTCCACATCAAAATACAGGTACATACGAAACTTTGGTTAATTCTATTATGCTTGATCAATATTCATGCATGAACTCGAGAATTTTCAAAGAGAATTATAAAGATCAGGAAGAAAGAAAGAAAGCATGTGGTAATATAAGGGATGACGGAAGGTATATAGAAGTTGGAATTAATGAAAATATAATAATACAAAAATTGAAAAGTAACAAGAACGCCTTAGGGATATTTAGTTTCAGCTTTTTAATGAGGAATCAAGATAAAATACAAGGGAGCACAATTGCAGGAATTGAGCCAACTTACGAAAATATATCATCGGGAAAATATATATTAGCAAGACCTCTATACCTTTACATAAAGAGGGAACACTTGGATACTGTTGATGGATTAAGAGAATTCGTAAAAGAAATTATAGATTCGATCGGCATTGAAGATGGGTACCTATCTAGGCTTGGTCTAATTCCACTTTCAAGTGAAGATATAAAGAAAGCTTCAGCAAAGGTTTATGATATAACGTGA
- the dapB gene encoding 4-hydroxy-tetrahydrodipicolinate reductase has translation MKIRVGVIGCLGRMGKKILNELITNTKVEIAGAVARSGSKYIDSDIGPIIANLGIKVTSSISGIFESSDVVIDFTTKECMLDCLKAAVKFKTPLVSGTTGIEGVDLKEYAAEVPILWSANMSVGVNVLLKLVKKAAELLGNEYDVEIWEMHHNLKKDSPSGTAIELGKTIANASKVDFQSNQYLHSGSNIRKKGGIGFAVSRGGGVIGDHSVMFVNSDERIELNHKAIDRTTFARGAVQAAVWLYENKREIPGLYSMQDVI, from the coding sequence ATGAAAATCAGAGTTGGAGTAATAGGCTGCTTAGGCAGAATGGGCAAAAAAATACTCAATGAATTAATTACAAATACCAAAGTGGAAATAGCAGGTGCTGTTGCCCGTTCAGGTAGTAAGTACATAGATTCAGATATTGGACCAATTATAGCCAATCTAGGAATTAAAGTTACAAGTTCTATTAGTGGCATATTTGAGTCATCTGACGTTGTAATAGATTTTACAACTAAAGAATGTATGTTAGACTGCCTTAAAGCAGCTGTAAAATTTAAAACACCGCTGGTTAGTGGCACAACTGGAATAGAAGGTGTCGATTTGAAAGAATATGCTGCTGAAGTTCCAATATTATGGTCAGCAAATATGAGTGTTGGGGTTAATGTGTTGCTGAAATTGGTAAAAAAAGCTGCTGAGCTTTTAGGTAATGAATATGACGTTGAGATTTGGGAAATGCATCATAACTTAAAAAAGGATTCACCATCTGGAACAGCTATAGAACTTGGCAAAACAATTGCTAACGCTTCAAAAGTGGATTTTCAGTCCAATCAATATTTACATAGTGGTTCAAACATAAGGAAAAAGGGGGGAATAGGTTTTGCAGTATCTCGTGGAGGTGGAGTAATAGGAGATCACAGCGTGATGTTTGTTAATTCTGATGAACGGATAGAACTAAACCACAAAGCAATTGATCGCACAACATTTGCTAGAGGAGCTGTTCAAGCAGCAGTATGGCTATACGAAAATAAAAGAGAAATTCCGGGGCTCTATTCAATGCAGGATGTGATATGA
- the pstB gene encoding phosphate ABC transporter ATP-binding protein PstB codes for MSNTRASVKDLNLWYGSKQVLFDINLNIYKRKVTTFIGPSGCGKSTFLRCFNRMNDYVPGCKTVGELDIDGLGDIYSRDMDVVLLRAKVGMVFQKPNPFPKSIYDNVACGPKLHGMAKDKQKLNEMVENSLTKVGLWEELKDRLQDSALNLSGGQQQRLCIARAIAVKPTILLMDEPCSALDPMATNAIENLIQELKLRFTIIMVTHSMKQAKKLSDSVIFFHNGRIVESGSTQEIFENAQSPLTKEYILDH; via the coding sequence ATGAGCAATACACGTGCCTCTGTTAAAGATTTAAATCTCTGGTACGGCTCTAAGCAAGTTTTATTCGATATAAATTTAAATATTTATAAAAGAAAAGTTACTACTTTTATCGGACCATCCGGGTGCGGTAAATCAACATTTTTGCGTTGTTTTAATCGTATGAATGACTATGTACCAGGTTGCAAAACTGTTGGTGAATTAGATATCGATGGGCTGGGTGATATATATTCACGCGATATGGATGTTGTACTACTTAGAGCAAAAGTTGGTATGGTATTTCAAAAGCCAAATCCTTTTCCAAAATCAATATATGATAATGTTGCTTGTGGGCCAAAATTGCATGGTATGGCGAAGGATAAGCAAAAATTGAATGAGATGGTGGAAAATAGTTTAACCAAGGTTGGTTTATGGGAAGAATTGAAGGACAGATTGCAAGATAGCGCACTCAATTTATCCGGTGGCCAACAACAGAGGCTATGCATCGCTCGCGCAATTGCAGTGAAGCCAACTATTTTATTAATGGATGAACCGTGCTCTGCTCTTGATCCAATGGCAACCAATGCAATCGAAAATCTTATACAAGAGCTAAAATTAAGATTTACTATAATTATGGTGACTCATTCAATGAAGCAAGCTAAAAAGTTATCTGATAGTGTAATTTTCTTTCATAATGGCAGAATTGTTGAGTCTGGAAGCACTCAAGAAATATTCGAAAATGCTCAATCTCCCTTAACAAAGGAGTATATCCTGGATCATTAA
- a CDS encoding ankyrin repeat domain-containing protein — MAAVWGHKEVVEALLDKGANVNAEDEEGNTPLVLTTDEEIKTLLQSTAKLLEVAKSGNIQEVNSLISEGAKVNVKDQDNKTPLHWAAEKGHKEVVEALLKVNGINVNATDWLQETPLHLAAVKNHKEVVEALLGKDGINVNLPNNKKDTPLHSVLKKDNIDINVLNALLGAEGINVNAQDEYGETPLHLVLKKGNIDINVLNALLGAKEINVNAQDKDDRTPLHLAAKKDNIDINVLNALLGAEGIDVNIKDKLAEQTPLHWAVVKGHKEAVEALLGKDGIDVNIEDKHGNTPFKLATDEGIKTLLQPAEKSDDGSAGGSSTDSEGGQEEEKRVGDDTELQSDNSKEGEKTSTTSAEQGTDVQDNDVGPVASTEPAQTEEQPSSFFGSLFSILMKPFSLIASFFGGFFSWLFGSDEEKSDTQPYDDSSSPGVDQSVEQNNGDHNDQSNVI, encoded by the coding sequence ATTGCTGCTGTATGGGGCCATAAAGAGGTAGTAGAAGCTCTATTGGACAAAGGGGCAAATGTTAATGCAGAAGATGAAGAGGGAAACACTCCCTTAGTTTTAACTACTGACGAAGAAATAAAAACTCTATTACAAAGCACAGCTAAATTACTTGAGGTTGCTAAAAGCGGTAATATTCAGGAAGTAAACAGTCTAATAAGTGAAGGAGCAAAGGTTAATGTAAAAGATCAAGATAACAAGACTCCTCTACATTGGGCTGCTGAAAAGGGCCATAAAGAGGTAGTAGAAGCCCTACTGAAAGTAAATGGGATCAATGTTAATGCAACAGATTGGTTGCAAGAAACTCCTTTACATTTAGCTGCTGTAAAGAACCATAAAGAGGTAGTAGAAGCCCTATTGGGAAAAGATGGAATCAATGTTAATTTACCAAATAACAAGAAAGATACTCCTTTACATTCTGTTCTTAAAAAGGACAACATAGATATAAATGTATTGAACGCTCTACTGGGAGCAGAAGGAATCAACGTTAATGCACAAGATGAATATGGCGAAACTCCTTTACATTTGGTCCTTAAAAAGGGCAATATAGATATAAATGTATTGAACGCTCTACTGGGAGCAAAAGAAATCAATGTTAATGCACAAGATAAAGATGACAGGACTCCTTTGCATTTGGCTGCTAAAAAGGACAACATAGATATAAATGTATTGAACGCTCTACTGGGAGCAGAAGGAATCGATGTTAATATAAAAGATAAACTTGCAGAACAGACTCCTTTACATTGGGCCGTTGTAAAGGGCCATAAAGAGGCAGTAGAAGCCCTATTGGGAAAAGATGGAATCGATGTTAATATAGAAGATAAACATGGAAACACTCCTTTCAAATTAGCCACTGATGAAGGAATAAAAACTCTATTGCAACCCGCAGAAAAATCTGATGATGGTTCAGCGGGTGGATCATCGACAGATAGTGAAGGGGGTCAAGAGGAAGAAAAACGAGTAGGTGATGATACTGAACTACAATCAGATAATAGCAAAGAAGGGGAAAAAACCAGCACCACCAGTGCAGAACAAGGAACTGATGTACAAGACAACGATGTAGGTCCTGTTGCTTCCACAGAACCTGCACAAACAGAAGAACAGCCGAGCTCTTTTTTTGGTAGTTTGTTTAGTATACTTATGAAGCCTTTTTCATTAATTGCATCATTTTTTGGTGGTTTTTTTTCATGGTTGTTTGGGTCTGACGAAGAAAAGTCTGACACACAACCTTATGATGATTCTTCTTCACCTGGGGTCGATCAATCAGTTGAACAAAATAATGGTGATCATAATGACCAGAGCAATGTGATTTGA
- the tkt gene encoding transketolase, with protein MNHSHLKSMANAIRFLSIDAVQKANSGHPGMPLGMADVATVLFAKYLNHNPDDSKWFNRDRFVLSNGHGSMLLYSILYLTGYISVDELKNFRQMGSKTPGHPEFGLTSGVEATTGPLGQGFAAAVGMALAESILEKQFRINHYTYVMLGDGCLMEGISHEAASLAGHLKLNKLIALFDDNDISIDGATCLSCSDDVEKRFLAYGWNVDKIDGHDFDAISLAIEQAKKSDKPTMICCKTIIGKFSSRAGTSSAHSGAFSEEDIKQMREKLNWNYEPFHVPEDVKNAWKKTVERAKQNYTMSFQRMTLESRKEEKEWIPVSSTGMTRESTGMTEENAGMTGYHAELQRRLDKHLPENIAGVLADLKKQICELMPNEATRSSFGRVMELLTESMPELIGGSADLTGSNCTKYEHMQVINSNNYSGSYVHYGVREHAMAACMNGMALHGAILPYGGTFLVFSDYCRPAIRLSALMKQQVIYVMTHDSIGVGEDGPTHQPIEHLASLRAIPNLYVFSPADAVETLECVSIALEKKESPALFALSRQNVSYMRKFYSDIDQSANLSKFGAYILCECSKELKVTIFATGSEVEIAVEAREKLQEKGIGTRIVSMPCWRLFDEQSDEYKAAILNNDSIKVAIEAGSEMGWHKYIGSNGIFIGMKSFGESAPYKTLYEHFNISADHVVKCVCEKLVYIQ; from the coding sequence ATGAATCATTCACATTTAAAATCTATGGCAAACGCCATCCGTTTTTTATCAATTGATGCAGTACAAAAAGCAAACTCTGGACACCCAGGTATGCCACTTGGCATGGCAGATGTTGCAACTGTTTTGTTTGCTAAATATCTGAATCATAATCCTGATGATTCTAAATGGTTCAATAGAGATCGCTTTGTTTTATCAAACGGTCATGGGTCAATGTTACTATACTCAATATTATATTTGACAGGTTATATTAGCGTAGATGAGCTAAAAAACTTCAGACAAATGGGATCCAAGACCCCAGGTCATCCAGAGTTCGGCTTGACTTCCGGGGTAGAGGCAACAACAGGCCCGCTCGGTCAGGGGTTTGCCGCTGCTGTTGGCATGGCACTTGCTGAATCGATACTTGAAAAGCAGTTTAGAATCAATCACTACACTTATGTGATGCTAGGGGATGGCTGTCTTATGGAAGGAATAAGCCATGAAGCAGCATCACTTGCTGGGCATCTTAAATTGAATAAGCTTATAGCTCTTTTTGATGATAATGATATTTCTATAGATGGCGCTACTTGCCTTTCCTGTTCTGACGATGTAGAGAAACGCTTCTTAGCGTATGGATGGAATGTTGACAAAATTGATGGCCATGATTTTGATGCCATATCCCTTGCAATAGAGCAAGCAAAAAAGTCTGATAAACCTACAATGATCTGCTGCAAAACTATTATCGGAAAATTTTCAAGCCGTGCTGGCACATCCTCTGCTCACAGTGGTGCTTTTTCGGAGGAAGACATAAAACAGATGAGAGAGAAATTAAACTGGAATTATGAACCATTCCATGTACCAGAAGATGTGAAAAATGCCTGGAAGAAAACTGTTGAGAGAGCAAAACAAAACTACACGATGTCATTCCAGCGCATGACGCTGGAATCCAGGAAAGAAGAAAAAGAATGGATCCCAGTGTCAAGCACTGGGATGACAAGAGAGAGTACTGGGATGACAGAAGAGAATGCTGGGATGACAGGGTATCATGCAGAACTTCAAAGACGGTTAGATAAACATCTACCAGAGAATATCGCTGGTGTTTTAGCTGACCTGAAGAAACAAATATGTGAGCTAATGCCAAACGAAGCTACTCGATCTTCTTTCGGCAGAGTAATGGAACTTTTAACTGAGTCTATGCCGGAATTAATCGGCGGTTCTGCTGATCTTACCGGGTCAAATTGCACTAAATATGAGCACATGCAGGTAATAAATAGCAATAATTATAGTGGCTCTTATGTCCACTATGGAGTGAGAGAGCACGCTATGGCAGCATGTATGAATGGTATGGCACTTCACGGCGCGATTCTTCCTTATGGCGGCACTTTTTTGGTATTTTCCGACTATTGTCGTCCTGCTATACGTCTTTCAGCTCTGATGAAGCAGCAGGTTATATATGTCATGACTCACGACTCAATTGGAGTGGGAGAAGATGGCCCGACTCATCAGCCAATAGAGCATTTAGCCTCTTTGCGTGCTATACCAAATCTATATGTTTTTAGTCCAGCCGATGCAGTTGAAACTCTGGAGTGTGTTAGCATTGCACTCGAAAAGAAAGAATCTCCAGCACTGTTTGCGCTCTCAAGGCAAAACGTAAGTTACATGCGCAAGTTCTACTCTGATATCGATCAATCTGCTAATTTATCGAAGTTTGGTGCATATATTTTGTGTGAATGTTCAAAAGAATTAAAAGTGACGATATTTGCTACGGGGTCCGAGGTTGAAATTGCAGTTGAAGCAAGGGAGAAATTGCAGGAAAAGGGTATAGGTACAAGGATTGTTTCTATGCCATGCTGGAGGCTTTTTGACGAGCAAAGCGATGAATATAAAGCGGCAATATTAAATAATGACAGCATTAAAGTTGCAATTGAAGCCGGAAGTGAAATGGGTTGGCATAAATATATAGGTTCAAACGGTATATTTATTGGCATGAAAAGCTTCGGAGAATCAGCACCTTATAAAACACTCTATGAGCATTTTAATATCAGCGCAGATCATGTGGTAAAATGTGTGTGTGAGAAACTGGTTTACATTCAGTAG
- a CDS encoding potassium transporter TrkG has protein sequence MILGSLPFLSYLKIIRRLDICYDEQVSYFVKIATISSLFACFWLYKNVDLGVSLSFRCSTFTITSLITSTGYAICNHIDWSFISVLAFFLTFVGGCSGSSSGGVKIFRLIVLLRSIRNYFYLLLNPDADNGVKFNGKTLENDEIHSVFIFFAIFMLTFTISSIVMSYLSNADFITSVSSVSATLTNSGPGFSNLIGPSGHYSSFSNEVKLFLSFLMLLGRLEILPIYFCIGNLFLFNREK, from the coding sequence ATGATTTTGGGTTCTCTGCCTTTTCTTAGCTATTTAAAAATTATAAGACGGTTAGACATTTGCTATGATGAACAGGTCTCTTACTTTGTTAAGATAGCTACTATCTCATCTTTATTTGCTTGTTTTTGGTTGTATAAAAATGTTGATTTAGGAGTGTCATTATCATTTAGATGCAGCACATTTACCATCACTTCCTTGATTACGTCAACTGGTTATGCAATCTGTAATCATATAGATTGGAGTTTCATTTCAGTCTTAGCTTTTTTTCTCACCTTTGTTGGTGGATGTAGTGGTTCTTCAAGTGGTGGTGTCAAAATCTTCCGCTTGATTGTTCTTTTAAGGTCTATAAGAAATTACTTTTACCTTTTATTAAACCCTGATGCAGACAATGGAGTAAAATTCAATGGAAAAACCCTGGAGAATGATGAAATTCACTCTGTCTTTATATTTTTTGCAATTTTCATGTTAACGTTTACCATTTCATCAATAGTGATGTCTTACTTAAGCAATGCAGACTTTATAACTAGCGTCAGTTCAGTCTCTGCAACGCTTACAAACTCTGGTCCAGGGTTCAGCAACTTAATAGGTCCTTCAGGTCACTATTCTTCTTTCAGTAATGAAGTAAAATTATTTCTATCGTTTTTAATGCTGCTTGGCAGACTTGAAATATTGCCAATCTATTTTTGTATAGGTAATTTATTCTTATTTAATAGAGAGAAATAG
- the mgtE gene encoding magnesium transporter has translation MNIEISSHYGLDKKAIDDLIESLDNEELENVRNIVKTIDSVQLAYFLSTSISDHREKLVNILDQHLLSDALVHVVPDLQIEIIETLGIENTAKLLMLLDVEDIVTIVKDLDRKSVENILYYLPSKTQKSVEELLSYPEESAGRLIHKDMVIAPYYWTINQLTEFVCNYKKIPEKFHQIFIINSKLEPIGSINLNKVISHSGDTIIKEIMDHDIKIIKTGIDQEEVARIFKDYSLLSAPVVNKNGKIIGVILIEDVIKVVQQETEEDVLKISGVSSKADINAPIHKTIIKRLPWLLFNLLAATMCSIVVGFFDDVIKSFIVLPIIMPIIASMSGNAGSQTVTLTIRAIATKYLTEQNAKRILMKEFLIGLINGVILSTISLVVLAIRFHNFKVEMIFVVSMIMMSIIATFIGTFIPIMLHRLKSDPAVSSSILTSATTDILSAFIFLGLATIFLLNS, from the coding sequence ATGAATATTGAAATAAGTTCCCATTATGGTTTAGACAAAAAGGCTATTGATGACTTAATAGAGTCACTTGATAACGAGGAGCTAGAGAATGTTCGTAATATTGTAAAAACGATAGACAGTGTTCAGTTAGCTTATTTTTTATCTACTTCGATCAGTGATCACAGGGAGAAATTAGTTAATATCCTCGATCAACATTTGTTAAGTGATGCCCTAGTGCATGTAGTGCCAGATTTACAAATAGAGATCATAGAAACATTGGGAATAGAAAATACAGCAAAGTTACTAATGCTCCTTGATGTAGAAGATATAGTAACCATAGTGAAAGATTTAGATAGAAAGTCTGTAGAAAATATACTTTACTATTTGCCCAGCAAAACTCAGAAATCGGTAGAGGAGTTGCTATCATATCCAGAAGAAAGTGCAGGAAGGTTAATACATAAAGATATGGTTATAGCTCCATATTATTGGACAATAAATCAACTGACAGAATTTGTGTGCAACTATAAAAAAATACCAGAAAAATTTCACCAGATATTCATTATCAACTCAAAATTAGAGCCTATAGGCAGTATTAATTTAAATAAGGTAATATCTCACTCAGGAGACACAATAATAAAAGAGATAATGGATCATGACATAAAAATCATTAAAACTGGAATAGACCAAGAGGAAGTAGCAAGAATATTTAAAGATTACTCTCTATTATCGGCTCCGGTAGTAAATAAGAATGGTAAAATTATTGGTGTGATCTTAATTGAAGATGTGATAAAAGTTGTTCAACAAGAAACAGAAGAGGATGTACTCAAAATAAGCGGTGTATCTTCTAAAGCCGATATAAATGCCCCTATACATAAAACTATAATTAAAAGGCTACCTTGGTTACTGTTTAACCTCTTAGCTGCAACAATGTGTTCCATAGTAGTTGGCTTTTTCGATGATGTAATAAAAAGTTTTATAGTGCTGCCAATAATCATGCCGATAATTGCATCAATGAGCGGAAATGCAGGATCCCAAACAGTAACGCTAACCATCCGGGCAATCGCAACAAAATATCTAACTGAGCAAAATGCAAAAAGAATACTGATGAAAGAATTTTTAATAGGTCTTATAAACGGGGTGATCTTATCTACTATTTCATTAGTAGTGTTAGCAATAAGGTTTCACAACTTCAAAGTGGAGATGATTTTTGTGGTCTCCATGATTATGATGTCAATTATTGCAACGTTCATCGGAACTTTCATTCCTATAATGCTTCATCGCTTAAAGTCTGACCCTGCCGTTTCTTCTTCAATCCTAACATCGGCAACAACTGATATTCTCTCAGCTTTTATATTTCTTGGTTTAGCTACGATCTTTTTATTAAATAGCTAA